Within Planococcus citri chromosome 2, ihPlaCitr1.1, whole genome shotgun sequence, the genomic segment CATTCTGAATTTTACACAAGAACCAATCATAGGCCATTTTTCTTATAGGAGTGTGCCTATTGGCCGATAGGcttccacttgaaaaaaaaagatgatttgtCGATTCGTCGCAATGTCGTAGGTCGAAACGCcagttcatgcattttttggcaaaaaaaaattaactgaagaagagtgaaaaaatatgatgaaatgaacgaagaaattttttcgtgacttcaaaattgcaaagtGCTTGGTGTAAGTACTTGAAAGTACAATAGGCGGAACGACGGATAGATAGATCGCAAAAAGAAAATACTCCCGAACCGTTCAGCAAAAATTTATAGAACATttcaaattcgtaaaaattaattacagaaATCGTcaagtaaaataataattataaaaaacaaCAGTTAAAAATTCGCGTAGTTCTTCAATCAAGATAgtaatcccaattttttttctaaatcggaAGCTTTGTGGTATTTCACTATACGTTTAATATTAGGATTAACATTTTCAAGTCTCGAATTCGTTCTGACAGCCATCTGCaattcattcataaaaataaaatgtacatgaaaaaatattactgcAAACTTTCACTAGATATATAATACAAGGACAAGCTTccttacttcaattttttgcaccAAGACGATTTCGTTTCGTCCAGAAATCAAATTGGTAACGGTGCCAGATTTTTTAGAGCTTAATCTACCCGTTCGTCCGCAACGATGAACGTATTCTGCTATAAATGATGGGAATTCATAATTTATCACATGTTCCACCTAAAAAGAAgcagtcgatttaaaaaaaaaacagatacatatttgaaaaagttacttATGTGTGTAAAATTATCAACTGCCTTCACTTACTCGATTGGTATCTAATCCTCTTGCTGCAAGGCTAGTACACACCAATGTATTAACATCTCCTTTTTGAAAAGACTTGAATTTACCACGTCTGTCATGTAACTGCATTTCTCCATGTAATAATATATTGGGTATTCCGTtatcttccaaaaatgaattcaccCAAGTAGATGTTTCCGCATGATTACTAATGAAGGGGACAACAAAacaagatgtaaaaaaaataaataaaatatacgtGTCTTTAAAAAACGACCTACCAAAATATAATTGAAGGTGCTTTCTTTTTAAAGTCTTTTTTAGctaaatggagaaaaaatgaagGCCTGTTAGCTCGTCCTGTTCGTATAAATTCATGAGTGATATGAGGCATAACGGCATGCAACTTTTCTGTAGTAatcatttccaaattttcaacctgGAATTatcatatcaaaaattcattaatcgatttttttttgagaaacatgAACAACTTGAACAAGTGAGGCGTAACTTGAAGCGCTTACATCTATTATATCTTGAAGAATATCGGATATACTGGTGGGTAAAGTAGCGCTAACCATTGTTAACTGTACTCCGACGTCTTTACCAGGAGATGGTGCACTTCTAAGCTATAATTatcagaaaattcaattctaaatCATATTTAAAGCGAAGAGTTCGGtacgaaaacgaaaaatctTACATTCAACGTATGAAGAAACGATGTCAACGATTCATTGAAACTATCATCCAGTAAACAATCAGCCTCATCTAATACCGTATGACGAAGATTTCTCAAGGAATAAATATCTAaattggaagaagaaaaaaaataaagcaacgaacgaatagcgaaaaaaaaataagaggaaaaatgaACTCGTACTAGCATCAATGAATTTTCGAACTGCGAAAGGTGTTGAAACTAATATatcaatttcatcgaatgatGCATTACTTATCTTGCTACCGAGGTTACCACCGACTAACGCCTTGGTTTTAATGCCTAATTCTTCAAACCATTCACAGAAATCCTATAAGAAGcacgaaaattatgaaatacacacatcaaaaacaaaatacgTATCTCCAATACTCAATTTACCTTGACTTGATCAGACAATTCTCGACTAGGAACTAAAATTAAAACATACGGCGCATTAAACGATGGTTGGGTTGCTTTAGCTTTCCAAACTAGGATTTGTTCTAGAATCGGTAATAAGTACGCTAATGTTTTTCCACAACCAGTTTCAGCCCCCAATAAAGTATTTTTTCCTGACAAAACAGCAGGAATAGCTAGCcgctaaaataaaaatcacgagtAATAATTATGCACAAAGGGTATGATACGAAGACAAATCGAACTATCAACGTACTTGGATTTCAGACATCGATTCTACATTATGCGATTTCACAATATCGAGAATTTCCTGTTTCAAACCACtttcatcaaaaggaacaaTCTCTTTCCTACTTTGAAGTTCATAATCCTGCGAAAATCATTAAATATGTAATTAGAAACCGATGCAACAACTAGCATTTTCGATcgttaaaattacttactctcGTATGGATTTTGATCTTGAAATGATCACCAACAAACTTATGACTTCTCCAATGCTCCGATGCCAATGGAATTGGTGCGAACTTATCGTAGGTTTGGTTCCTATAGTGATTcagtttagaatttttacatACGATGATAGGAATCTGTAATTTAAACAAAACATCGTTTCAAAATCTTCAATGCGGTTTTTAATGTAATGTAACAGTAGCTCACCTCGTTTCTCTTCACTTCATCTTCTAAAATTTTGCGTGCTTCTGCTTTCTTCCTATGCTTCAGAAAGGGTTtcacatcattttcaaaattgcccaatTCAAATGAATCATCTGGTTCCAGAAAAGTTTTCGGCGGTTTTTCATGATTGAGCTTTAGGAACAAATACGATGAGTAATTTTGTATTAGTGAATTATATTCATCGTTGATAGAGAAGGACATCATACATACTCGTTTTCTGAATTTCATCACATTGTAAGTGTTATTCAAAACACTGTCATTGAGTAAAAATCTGCTTCGATTGATAGCACGCAACATaacaatttcaagtttgaatgaCAGAAAATTCTACCTGCGTGTGAAAAATCACTGGCATTAgaaatcgaaataattttcaacgcttttacgacgctttttcaaattcaaattgcaaaataattcaaaattttgtaatttttttcaccaaacaacaaaaattgataaaaaatctgTGTTGTTTGTTGGCACCGAACATGTGCTTTCACGCCAAGCAGAGCGAGATTTTGTCAAAAGGTCACACTGAATCGAAAcactgaaagttgaaatttttttatttgtcgaATATGGTCACACTGTTATAAGCTTGCTCAATTTTCATTGGAGAatcttttgttttcttttcttctgtTTTCAGTTGTATGCGGTGTTGCGGTGTAAACTTGTGAAGTTTCGTCTTTCGTGTTGTGGAACGTGTGTTATATTTGTGTTGAAttaatagttttttgaaattaaattgattttataattaaattaattgatctTTGTGTGTTGTGTATCGTACTGTCATTCTAAGTGCTTTCAATTTCATAGTGATTACTCATTTCTTGATTTGTTTCAAAACCTTTTCGTGAAGTGTTAGTTCTGCTTCTGATTACTTTGTATTCATCGTGTCGGTTTGCATgcgaagaaatttttcttttgaatattCAAAGTGTTCCGTATTATTTATCTCGATACAATGTTTTCAACATTACCTTATGAGTAAGTTTTGTGCATAgtttttatataatttaaaACGATTCTGTGTTCGTTTATGAACTGTTGTCAACTTTGTTTACCTACTCTTGATTTTTGTGAATGATGGCATACTTCACTGGAGTTTTTCATTGCTTGCATCGCAAGCAGATAATTTCTGCTACGCACTATCCAACTGATCTAGATTTATATGAAGATCAGAAGATATCGTACATTTggaattgagaaatgaaaaattcaattttgatcgtGATGATTTCACGATATATCAGCAGTATAGAGATGAAACGATGATATCGTATTATCAAATAGGTATAACCggaaagtaatttgaaattttaattccctTGAAATTCTTTTCgagtaattaattattaatccATCGTGTCGACAAACATACCGTCGCGTTGTTATTTGCAATTGCAATCGTTTGCTAAATGAGCCACGACGcagataaattgataaaatttttcatcgacacCTGTTGGCGTGCAAACAAGACTCATTCGCGTATAGTATACCTATTGTCTCCTTTACTCATGTCTAAACCTTTACTCGCGCTTTTTTGCCACTAAACAGACACCAGTTCGTATCGAtgaacataaaataaaaaataaaaaatgaaacgttttgAGAAACCCTCGATAAAAAAATAGTCGTACTCTAAACTACGTCCAGATATCAGGAAGTTTAAATCCTCCGGTTCAGCGACTCCGCTTCTGGTTGTGGTTGTTCTTTGCTTTGCCATTGCCACCAGTTCTCCAGTTCTCCAGAACATAAAATCAGCATTCGCGGGGCGGCGGGTCATTCTACGCAGTCACGGGCTTTTTTTAACGTTgctttatattttttattcatcattgTAGTATTCTCGCGGTGTACGAGTTCGTCTcgtttaattcattttcaaagaatcaCACTGGACAGGCAACTGGAAAACTCGGACGAATGCTGTTTCGTGTGGACGATTACGATTGTTATTATctcatacctacttatatgtgtATTAAAATGTGTTGTAGATGAAATATTACCTACGTTACGTGTTCAAACGTAAACAGTAAATAGTAACTTTTTTCGAATATCATGCCAGCTCGCGTGcatgttttctgttttttcttcttctggcAGTCTGGCTGTAAGTGAATAGAGATGGTATGTAGTAAAAATGTACAATTAATACAGTCATCTCTATTTCACCTATTCGCTGCCGATCGTATTCGTCTATCACATAGCCCAATCGATgattacgaaaatttcaaatatctacgTATTCCATTGCAATTTGCAGTTATAAATGGCTCGTTTCGTTTCAAGCATGGAATCGTTTTTCCATTAACCTCTTTGAATTTGGTCGTTCCGGAAAAGGCGCCCAAAATGCTGAATCGTTCTGAGCTTCGCCCATTTCCGGACATTAACTTGCTGACCGTATTACGGAACGTTGACTTTTCGTATTGATTTTCTGTCCATAATCTATTAAATTACTCGTAACTCTCATTTCTTTAACCAACTAAGTATTTCTTTCGGAAAATACATGTACGAGGAATGAATGtcggtttgaaaaaaacattttaattacTCGTGTTTTTCCTTTAGCGGTAATTGAGTGTTAGATAATAATCTTCAAAGATCGCTGAATCGTGTAGGCGATACGCTGGTGGCAGTTGAGTTAAGGCAATTCATTAGTTGGAGTAGGTTAGAGTTTTCTTCAAAACTAGTGTTTCATGAAAATATACACGACGAAGACGAACTAGTGCTTAACGATGTAACACCTTTTACTTGGTTTGGCGAAATTGCTCGCGTAGGTATTGCTAACAAGTGGTTTTTAATATTCTTTCTCTTTCAGATGTGATTACTAGTATCGCAAATTTAACGATATGATTAGTTGAATTGCGTTTTATGCTAACGAAAGAATCTCATCAGCAATCGTTGGCTGATTTGACGCGGTTTTTTTTCCAGTTGAGGAACCTTTAGGGTGAATGATTCTCAAAGTTGCAGCGAGGATCCTACAAGAAGTCTCGAAATTCGGCGAAATCGCGGTTTTTCATGGTACTCTTCGACAAACGTTGATTGGAAAATTCTTATTgttgccaaatttcaaattcgaaatgctcgattttgcaaaatttctcaAGAGTAACCACCATCTCTTGCTCGAATCACTCAAAATAGacttattggaaaaaaatgtccagCTTTTTAGGATAGGAAATGTATTtggacacatttttgaaaagataattttttttgtaaagtggGTCCCTGCGAAGATATGGACGAAAAATTTCTGTGGtaaggttgggggggggggttcctcACTCAACATTCAGCAGAgggcaaatttttgtaagttgttTTAAGCACCGATACGTTCATCGTATAAATGAGTCCTCCTAAATCAGTTGCCaatgttgccattttttaaatctcgatCATCACTCCTTGTGCTCTTTGAATAAATCTCAGGTCAAAAATAATTAGCCCATatcgaatgaaatttatttccaaGGAGGTAGGACAATAGGTGCGGCGTCGTCGTCGGCATCGCGTCTTCTCTATGAACTTGTTCAATGGAGAATGGAAAATAACGCGTAATTTCGCTAATCACACAGCTTCCATCTAGATACATTATTAATACCATCATATCCTTGATCTTTAAAACGCGCTTATTGAAGgctacgtaggtctaggtaggtaaggtatgctATATATCTATCCAGAGAACAGCAAAATCATCGAgttgaaaatatattatatAAATCAAAAACGATTACAGTAATACTGTGTGACCGCGTATATCTGTACAAAAAAGTAATTACATCAggaaattgataattatttattttcgtaCGCGTACATGTATATACGAGTGTTCGATTGGCTGGAGATTAATGTGCTTGCGAATCACATCGTCTGGATGATTAAAGTAATAGATAATCTGCTCGGTATGGCGAACATTTATCATAGATAGCTTTGTCTCGAGGGTACTTGTCCGACGATGTCCGTGTGAATTGAATTCCAATTCGTAAAAGAGCGAAAATTGCGCCTGGAGGTTTGGGTATGGTCCCTGATCAATGGTCAACTTGATAGATAATGATTATCGCTCtgctgaactgaaaaaaaaacaagtgttCGCGAAATGATCATTTTGGAGATATGTATGCGAGCAAACTgtcttcaatttcaagttttttttcgaaaaattagttCAGTTTGATTTCCTATTCTTATTGTACGAGTAGGAGTATGATAATCTTCCTACTACTTCTCCAATTGCTGAAAAGAAGGGTTAAAAACTGACCTTTACGACACGTTGTTCAAGTAGCCTTATCTTTAcgtacaaaattacattttatggATCTGGAGAGCTCGCCAGATTTAACAAGTTGTCCTTTTTACGCTTTACATTGCATGGGCTGATAACAAAACTATTTCGTTAGGTTATAAATATTCATCGGTAATTCGGTATCTCATTTTTTATCCTTATCTTCCCTCATTACTCAACTACATACCGTGTTTATGTTCGATAATATGTAAGTACGTACTACATACGTATTAGATTGCATCTTTTTTAGTGTTGGGaggttaaaaaattgatgagatttGTAATTCTCAACTTGAATCACATCGCAGACACGTTCTAGCACCAGTTTCTTTCCAGCAGAGTTTTAAGGATTGCATTCcttaaaaatttgatgtttgTGGCTCGATCGAGAGTACctagttctgaagcctccagctcgttttttttttttaaatctgcatGAAAACTCCAGAAAAACTGTAAACTGTAGGTAGTCTTCAATCAATCTACGAGGCTAAAgagaattgtaattttcaaaatttttctggaggctccagaactactcacaAGGAAACTTGAGGTGTCATACTCCGATGcgattttggaaagagcatagtctaaaacccccaaaaccaaattttcagctgcccaagttcatttttcgattttttgcgaatttttgaaaattcaaaattgactgtttttggcgatttatgcttttttttcaaaagtacgtacttgatcagtaaaagtggtcaaaataagtcccaaaactaatattaattacccaaatccgaatttcacaatttccagccattctggagcctccagcgcgatttttcaatttctccagaattttgaatttgctccggaaggcgtgaatatgaagttgggcagctaaaaatcgagttgtacattacactcgacctgtttaatgagtttatccacatttgagccgattttgagagtgacacctctaAAGTGGCGTTTcgatcagcttttttcaaaattaaaaaatccaaaaaatcaaaagtttttcgtttgtgtggaaatttttggaattcacgtgaatcgctgtattttgtccgtaactaaccccccaaatcaaaattttacaatttccagccattctggagcctccagcgcgattttcaatttcttcagaagtttgaatttgctccagaaggcgtgaatatgaagttgggcagctaaaaatcgagttgtatattacactcaacctgtttaacgagtttatcctcatttgagccgattttgagagtgacacctcaagagtgtttttttgaggtgtcactctcgctcagaaacggctggaaatggtagaatttgcgctccgggggttagttcttgaagaaacaCAGCGATtcgtacaaattttaaaaatttcctcaccaacggttatcttttgatttttttgattttttatgtacttaattttaaaaaaagctggtcaaaaaaccactcttgagctgtcactcccaaaatcggctcaaatgtagataaactcgttaaacaggtcaagtataatacacaactcgatttttagctgcccaacttcatattcacgtcttctggagcaaactcaaaattctggagaaattgaaaaatcgcgctggaggctccagaatgcctggaaatggtaaaatttggatttgggtaattaatattagttttgggacttattttgaccatttttactgatcaagtacgtactttttaaaaaaaaagcataaatcgccaaaaacagtcaattttgaattttcaaaaattcgcaaaaattcgaaaaatgaacttgggcagctgaaaatttggttttgggggttttagactatgctctttccaaaaatcacggtcccgttcaaatcggaatcggagtgtgacacctcaagaggttcccttgtcagaacAGCTTGAAATTCCTTCGGATCGATTGGAAAGGGTAAAAATACACTACATAccaaatttaagtttttttgcttaatttattcaacgtttgatttttaattccctaaaattctaaaaattgcttagcacttgaaattttggctgatgattgGATCCGGTTTCTGATACGCctcttgttgaaaaatgtttgtaataggtaggtatagtgttgtttcaaaatttgttcaacctCTGTAAAAATTGATTGGTGATTCCGTGCGgattctcgaaaaatttcataaaatttaaacCTTGCGGATTGGTTGTCCTGTTGTGCTGTCTGTGAGTAAAAGTTTACCAGCAACGTTTTTGTCGCAGTTTAGGTCAAACCTCGCCCATAAAATTAACAatgcatattttgaaatatgtttaGGTACGGGTATTAATAAGTATTTATGTACTTAGTTACTGTAGTCTACGCGTCGGTCGGCCTGTACCGGAAGTCGATGTGATCGATATCGACATGCCGGCTTTGTCAGTAATTT encodes:
- the Dbp21E2 gene encoding probable ATP-dependent RNA helicase DDX28; protein product: MLRAINRSRFLLNDSVLNNTYNVMKFRKRLNHEKPPKTFLEPDDSFELGNFENDVKPFLKHRKKAEARKILEDEVKRNEIPIIVCKNSKLNHYRNQTYDKFAPIPLASEHWRSHKFVGDHFKIKIHTRDYELQSRKEIVPFDESGLKQEILDIVKSHNVESMSEIQRLAIPAVLSGKNTLLGAETGCGKTLAYLLPILEQILVWKAKATQPSFNAPYVLILVPSRELSDQVKDFCEWFEELGIKTKALVGGNLGSKISNASFDEIDILVSTPFAVRKFIDANIYSLRNLRHTVLDEADCLLDDSFNESLTSFLHTLNLRSAPSPGKDVGVQLTMVSATLPTSISDILQDIIDVENLEMITTEKLHAVMPHITHEFIRTGRANRPSFFLHLAKKDFKKKAPSIIFCNHAETSTWVNSFLEDNGIPNILLHGEMQLHDRRGKFKSFQKGDVNTLVCTSLAARGLDTNRVEHVINYEFPSFIAEYVHRCGRTGRLSSKKSGTVTNLISGRNEIVLVQKIEMAVRTNSRLENVNPNIKRIVKYHKASDLEKKLGLLS